One segment of Anopheles stephensi strain Indian chromosome 3, UCI_ANSTEP_V1.0, whole genome shotgun sequence DNA contains the following:
- the LOC118513276 gene encoding amphoterin-induced protein 2-like: MFKFPNFRMYCVPTMERHIQQHRHSMGSVDEWQWWQFRIGAHRWCWRAPPSRRSFWWPCSARTLLVVVLLLAIVGRDTVNGEPNCPSACQCKWKGGKQAVECLSGNLFTIPENIDHSTQVLDVSGNNLQIISNETFIRSNLLNLQKLYMRDCRIGQIDDGAFAGLTNLVELDLSINLLTAVPSAAFQHIVSLRDLTLARNHIQKIESHAFRNVTALNKLDLSFCSIQTIAPQAFEGLGSLHSLKLNGNQLSELRPKTIETLSRLHGIELHENPWVCDCRLRAAKLWLTEHNIPYPIAPTCAGGPERVMDKTFGELQVDDFACKPEMLPVRRFIQAYSGENATIECRSSAVPSATVNWYWNGKLLVNNSHFSAYQRVLVYEQGNFEKRSKLTLTNAQETDSSEFYCVVENRAGTAEANFTLHVGVRDIGFAIENRQIIGLSAALVILILFILLIILFLLVRLRRIPMTETKTPNQVEVITSVSPSSNVNGKVATPINDCHSPDRKNAPGDLKCCPSAANPVQKPPRLTDLPYSTSHYDGGGSLIASGQCFVSPTHSLAGNNPDLINDTKRLGSGSDLATGTVGAPPGASGAVDPLAHLSQLQMQATTALNTALSLMDPVERPGSGEYSRAGCDSLYPSGLWETHSSNLAATGLDHGGGGTAGNGPYSDKLPILGSSTTGPTMLNLDDETSSVDYLSRTFPRTHLTSGLSLTASTGPAGVYGQTGPSGTTAAASNSSSGGGYPADYGLPIVPGAEQLHNKLASVQPAHHGSTGSMPMNAKTLRVWQKGGVPVLPPVTALKRALSNSRNSPDEGYQEGCGTDV, translated from the coding sequence ATGTTTAAGTTCCCCAATTTCCGGATGTACTGCGTACCGACGATGGAACGTCACATCCAGCAACACAGACATTCGATGGGGTCGGTGGATGAGTGGCAGTGGTGGCAGTTTCGGATAGGGGCACACCGGTGGTGTTGGCGAGCCCCGCCGTCCCGGAGAAGCTTTTGGTGGCCGTGCTCGGCCCGGAcactgttggtggtggtgctactGCTGGCCATCGTTGGTCGGGACACGGTGAACGGTGAACCTAACTGTCCCTCGGCCTGTCAGTGCAAGTGGAAGGGTGGCAAGCAGGCGGTCGAGTGTTTGAGCGGCAATCTATTCACGATCCCGGAGAACATCGACCACTCGACGCAGGTGCTGGACGTGTCGGGAAACAACCTGCAGATCATCTCGAACGAAACGTTCATCCGTTCGAACCTGCTGAACCTGCAGAAGCTATACATGCGAGACTGTCGCATCGGTCAGATCGATGACGGTGCGTTCGCCGGGTTGACGAATCTGGTCGAGCTGGACCTGTCGATCAATCTCCTCACAGCGGTACCGTCAGCCGCATTCCAGCACATCGTATCCCTGCGAGATCTGACGCTAGCGCGTAACCACATCCAGAAAATCGAGAGTCACGCATTCCGCAACGTGACGGCGCTCAACAAACTAGATCTCTCGTTCTGCAGCATCCAGACGATTGCGCCGCAAGCATTCGAAGGACTCGGGTCGCTCCATTCGCTCAAACTGAACGGCAACCAGCTGTCCGAGCTACGACCAAAGACGATCGAAACGCTCAGCCGACTGCACGGGATCGAGCTGCACGAAAACCCGTGGGTGTGTGATTGTCGGCTGCGGGCAGCGAAACTGTGGCTGACGGAGCACAACATCCCGTACCCGATCGCACCGACCTGTGCCGGTGGTCCGGAGCGCGTGATGGACAAAACGTTCGGCGAGCTGCAGGTGGACGACTTTGCCTGCAAGCCGGAAATGTTGCCGGTGCGCCGCTTCATCCAGGCGTACAGTGGCGAGAATGCGACGATCGAGTGCCGCAGCTCGGCGGTCCCGTCCGCCACCGTCAACTGGTACTGGAACGGGAAGCTGCTGGTGAACAATTCGCACTTCAGCGCGTACCAGCGCGTGCTCGTGTACGAGCAGGGCAACTTCGAGAAGCGCAGCAAGCTGACGCTCACCAACGCGCAGGAGACGGACTCGAGCGAGTTTTACTGCGTGGTGGAGAATCGGGCCGGTACGGCCGAGGCCAACTTTACGCTGCACGTGGGGGTGCGCGATATCGGGTTCGCGATCGAAAACCGGCAGATCATTGGGCTGAGCGCGGCCCTGGTCATACTGATACTGTTCATCCTGCTGATCATACTGTTCCTGCTGGTGCGATTACGGCGCATACCGATGACGGAGACGAAAACCCCGAACCAGGTCGAGGTGATCACGTCCGTAAGTCCCTCTAGCAATGTAAATGGCAAGGTGGCGACACCTATTAACGATTGTCATTCTCCAGATCGAAAAAACGCCCCCGGCGATCTAAAGTGCTGCCCGTCGGCGGCCAACCCGGTCCAGAAGCCGCCGCGGCTGACCGATCTGCCCTACTCCACGTCCCACTATGACGGTGGCGGAAGTCTGATCGCGTCCGGCCAGTGCTTCGTGTCGCCGACGCACTCGCTCGCGGGCAACAATCCGGACCTGATCAACGATACGAAGCGGTTGGGCAGTGGGTCCGATCTTGCCACCGGCACCGTCGGTGCACCACCCGGTGCCTCCGGTGCCGTCGATCCGCTCGCGCACCTTAGCCAGCTGCAGATGCAGGCCACCACCGCGCTCAACACCGCGCTCTCGCTGATGGACCCGGTCGAGCGGCCGGGCAGTGGCGAGTATAGCCGGGCCGGTTGCGACTCGCTCTATCCGTCCGGGCTGTGGGAAACGCACAGCTCCAACCTAGCGGCCACCGGACTCGatcacggtggtggtgggaccGCCGGCAACGGGCCCTACTCCGACAAACTACCCATTCTCGGTTCGTCCACCACCGGACCGACCATGCTGAATCTGGACGACGAAACGTCCTCCGTCGATTACCTGAGCCGAACGTTCCCGCGGACACATCTCACCTCCGGCCTGTCCCTCACCGCATCGACCGGACCTGCAGGTGTTTACGGCCAGACGGGACCTTCCGGCACGACGGCGGCGgcaagcaacagcagtagcGGCGGCGGCTATCCCGCAGACTACGGGCTACCGATCGTGCCCGGGGCGGAGCAGCTGCACAACAAGCTGGCCAGCGTACAGCCGGCCCATCACGGCAGCACTGGCAGCATGCCGATGAACGCGAAAACGCTGCGGGTGTGGCAGAAGGGCGGCGTGCCGGTTCTGCCACCGGTGACGGCCTTAAAACGTGCTTTATCCAACAGCCGCAACTCGCCCGACGAAGGCTACCAGGAGGGCTGCGGGACGGATGTGTAG